One stretch of Roseimicrobium sp. ORNL1 DNA includes these proteins:
- a CDS encoding peptidyl-alpha-hydroxyglycine alpha-amidating lyase family protein, translated as MIRLLLLMAVFSSAVPAFADPEYEVVRDWPALPEGKSLGLCAGVGIDSHDNVLVFHRNGRAWSNPFPTEPIAGPTVSLIDGRTGKLLASWGAGEFIMPHGLTVDHEDNVWLTDVGRQQVFKYSHDGRLLLTLGERGKPGADKEHFNYPTDVTVLSDGSFYVSDGYRNTRVVKFNPAGQYEFEWGTKGSGPGQFNLPHGIAIDGGGRVVVCDRSNARLQVFDPRGGFIAEWKGPEIGRPYGVSVDAHGHVFAIDGGDQLKGKLDRSKAVELDAAGAVVNTFGSFGAGPGQFQLGHDIAVAHDGSVYVAEGKGQRVQKFIRRSSGDREGGGAASPSPR; from the coding sequence ATGATACGCCTCCTCCTCCTGATGGCAGTCTTCTCGTCTGCCGTCCCTGCCTTTGCGGACCCCGAATATGAAGTCGTGCGCGACTGGCCGGCGCTGCCCGAGGGAAAGTCACTCGGCTTGTGTGCCGGTGTGGGGATTGACTCCCATGACAATGTCCTTGTCTTCCACCGCAACGGCCGCGCCTGGTCGAATCCCTTTCCCACGGAACCCATTGCAGGGCCGACTGTCAGCCTCATCGATGGTCGCACCGGAAAGCTGCTCGCCTCATGGGGAGCGGGCGAGTTCATCATGCCGCATGGGCTCACCGTGGATCATGAGGACAACGTCTGGCTCACGGACGTGGGCCGCCAGCAGGTGTTCAAGTACAGCCATGATGGGCGTCTCCTGCTGACGCTCGGCGAGCGCGGAAAACCGGGTGCGGACAAGGAGCATTTCAACTATCCGACCGATGTCACGGTGCTGTCCGATGGCTCGTTCTACGTGAGCGATGGCTATCGGAATACACGGGTGGTGAAGTTCAATCCTGCCGGGCAGTACGAATTCGAGTGGGGCACCAAGGGCAGCGGACCGGGACAGTTCAATCTTCCCCATGGCATCGCGATCGATGGTGGTGGACGTGTAGTTGTCTGTGATCGAAGCAATGCACGCCTGCAGGTCTTCGACCCGCGCGGTGGATTTATCGCCGAGTGGAAAGGCCCTGAGATTGGGCGTCCCTATGGAGTGAGTGTCGACGCGCATGGGCATGTCTTTGCGATCGATGGTGGAGATCAGTTAAAGGGTAAGCTCGATCGCTCGAAGGCCGTGGAACTCGATGCTGCAGGCGCCGTGGTGAACACCTTTGGATCTTTTGGCGCAGGGCCTGGGCAGTTCCAGCTCGGGCACGACATCGCGGTGGCCCACGACGGCTCTGTTTATGTCGCGGAAGGAAAGGGGCAGCGAGTGCAGAAATTCATTCGCCGATCCAGCGGTGATCGTGAGGGTGGGGGAGCGGCATCTCCCTCGCCCCGGTGA
- a CDS encoding class I SAM-dependent methyltransferase: protein MPSESLAAAAPPSRGRAGKPLHLMSDENFDEAFPENIQNLSPCHWTSVDAARQAAQWLVTEPGTRVLDVGCGPGKFCAIGAATTPGHFTGVEQRGHLCRTGRSMFRKYDIPRAEIIQANITDVNFRDFDAFYIFNPFEENVIESLRIDEAVTLDDTLYLAYTKWVHTELSLLPEGTRVVTYWGDCEEIPSCYRCEETAFKGQLRLWVKGPIGPLQPTQAQSHTLTGAREMPLPHPHDHRWIGE, encoded by the coding sequence ATGCCTTCAGAATCTCTTGCCGCAGCCGCGCCACCATCCCGCGGCCGCGCAGGGAAACCTCTTCACCTGATGAGTGATGAGAACTTTGACGAGGCATTCCCAGAGAACATCCAAAATCTCTCTCCCTGTCATTGGACTTCGGTGGACGCCGCCCGTCAGGCAGCCCAGTGGCTGGTGACAGAGCCTGGCACCCGCGTGCTGGATGTAGGATGCGGCCCCGGAAAATTTTGCGCCATTGGAGCCGCCACTACTCCCGGGCATTTCACCGGGGTGGAGCAGCGGGGGCATCTATGCCGCACGGGGAGGAGCATGTTCCGGAAGTATGACATCCCGCGCGCAGAGATCATTCAGGCCAATATCACCGACGTGAATTTCCGGGACTTCGATGCCTTCTACATCTTTAATCCCTTTGAAGAGAATGTGATTGAGTCACTGCGTATCGATGAAGCGGTGACGCTGGATGACACCCTCTATCTCGCTTACACGAAGTGGGTTCACACCGAGCTTTCTCTCCTCCCCGAGGGCACTCGGGTAGTCACCTACTGGGGTGACTGCGAGGAAATCCCCTCCTGCTACCGCTGTGAGGAAACAGCATTCAAGGGTCAGCTGAGGCTTTGGGTAAAAGGTCCCATCGGTCCTCTCCAACCAACGCAGGCCCAATCGCACACTCTCACCGGGGCGAGGGAGATGCCGCTCCCCCACCCTCACGATCACCGCTGGATCGGCGAATGA
- a CDS encoding trypsin-like serine protease, translating into MGEAGVEPTAFPFWENIGTVGMGTGLYLGDGWVLTSTHVGCLPFVLSDGSVYRPIAGTWQPLKNADGSKSDVAVFQVNQGVSDSALRKLSGISISTDTVEAQTPVLLVGTGYVEKKSAGEQNPVRFGAYQRTTREKRWALATTNEVTAPAATQGGLKTHCFATTFRAQAFGGQAAEGDSGGAAFVFDADERQWKLAGCIFAVSQVNAFVPYGARTYVGDLAVYSSQIDELACCSGH; encoded by the coding sequence ATGGGCGAAGCAGGCGTGGAGCCGACTGCGTTTCCTTTTTGGGAGAATATCGGGACCGTGGGCATGGGCACGGGACTCTACTTGGGAGATGGCTGGGTACTCACGAGTACCCACGTGGGATGCCTGCCCTTCGTCCTCTCCGATGGCAGTGTCTACCGGCCGATTGCAGGGACTTGGCAGCCGCTCAAGAATGCAGATGGCTCCAAGTCAGATGTGGCTGTGTTTCAGGTCAATCAAGGGGTGAGTGACTCCGCATTGCGGAAGCTGTCCGGCATTTCCATCTCGACGGATACGGTGGAAGCACAGACCCCAGTGCTCCTCGTGGGAACTGGGTATGTGGAGAAGAAATCCGCAGGGGAACAGAATCCCGTGCGCTTCGGCGCCTACCAAAGGACTACCCGGGAGAAGCGCTGGGCCCTGGCCACCACGAATGAAGTCACTGCCCCAGCAGCGACCCAAGGCGGGCTGAAGACCCATTGCTTCGCGACGACTTTCCGTGCACAAGCCTTTGGCGGTCAGGCGGCTGAGGGGGACTCGGGTGGAGCTGCTTTTGTCTTCGATGCCGATGAGCGGCAGTGGAAGCTGGCGGGATGCATCTTTGCTGTCTCCCAAGTGAACGCGTTTGTGCCATACGGTGCCAGGACGTACGTAGGAGATTTGGCAGTGTACAGCTCGCAGATTGACGAGCTCGCCTGCTGTTCCGGTCACTGA